GAGGGGTTGGGGAGGGGTTTTTCCCCGAGCAAGACGCCTCCCCTCCCCGTCGCTTCGCTCCGACCCTCCCCACAAGGGGGAGGGTTGACCGAGCCAGCCGCACCAGCGAACTGAAACGAACATAGCCGCAAAAGGCATTCACACGATGACCGAACAGAAGACCGAAACCGCCCTCTCCTCCGACCCGACCGAGGTCCGCCGCCAGAAGCTGGACCAGCTGCGCAAGACCGTGGGCGACGTCTATCCGGCGCATTTCCACCGCACGCTGACCAACGCGGAATTCGCGGAAAAATATGCCGGTCTCGAGCCGGATCAGGAGTCGGAAGACATCGTCACGGTCGCCGGTCGCGTCTATTCCTCACGCAATTCCGGCATGTTCATGGACATCCATGACGCCTCGGGCAAGATCCAGATCTTCTCCCACAAGGACACGACGCCGGAGGAAGCCCGCGCGCTTCTGCCGATGATCGACCTCGGCGACATCATCGGCGTCAAGGGCCAGGTCCGCCGCACCAAGCGTGGCGAGCTGACGATCAACGCCCATGAAATCACCATGCTGACCAAGACGCTTCTCCCGATGCCGGAGAAGTATCACGGTCTCTCCGACATCGAGCTGCGCTACCGCAAGCGCCACCTCGACATCCTGACCAACGAGGATTCCAAGCTCCGCTTCCTCCAGCGCTCGAAGATCATCTCGGGTCTGCGCCGTTTCATGGAGAGCGAAGGCTTTCTTGAAGTCGAGACGCCGATGCTGCAGACGGTCTATGGCGGCGCCACCGCCGATCCGTTCAAGACGTTCCACAACACACTGAAGATGGACATGTATCTGCGCATCGCGCCGGAACTGTTCTTGAAGCGCACCCTGGTGTCGGGCCTGGCCGACAAGGTGTTCGAGGTCAACCGCAACTTCCGTAACGAAGGTGTGTCGACCCGCCACAATCCCGAATTCACCATGATGGAATGCTACTGGGCCTATGCCGACTACGAGGATGTCATGGGCCTCGTCGAGCGGCTGTTCGAGACACTGGCCGTCTCGATCCACGGCACGCCGGAAGTGACCTTCGGCGACAAGCAGATCTCCTTCAAGGGCCCGTTCAAGCGCGTGCCCATGCCCGACGCCGTCAAGGAAGCAACCGGCATCGACTTCTTGAGCATGAAGACTGACGAGGAAGCCCGCACCGCCGCAAAGGCCGCCGGCTTTGCCGTCGAGAAGGACTGGACCTGGGGCGAATGCCTGGCCTTCATCTTCGAAGAGAAGGTCGAGGGCACGCTGATCCAGCCGAGCCATGTCACGCATTTCCCCAAGGACATCTCGCCTTTCGCCAAGGAAGTGCCGGGCGAGCCGCGCCTCGTCGAACGTTTCGAGACCTATTGCAACGCCTGGGAAGTCGGCAACGCCTTCTCCGAACTGAACGACCCGGAAGAGCAGCGCAAGCGCATGGTCGAGCAGCTCGAACAGGCCCATTCGCGCGGCGAAAAGGACAAGCAGCTGGACGACGAATTCCTCGATGCCATCGACCAGGGCATGCCGCCCGCCGGCGGCCTCGGCATCGGCGTCGACCGCCTGATCATGCTCTTGACCAACGCCCCGTCGATCCGCGACGTCATCCTCTTCCCGGCCCGCCGCAACAAGGCGGATTGAGGTTTACTGCAGACGCGACGATTACAAACCCTCCGACACAGCCGGAGGGTTTTTGCTGCCGAGATGCGAATGAGCAACGGGCGCGCTGTCGAGGCCTTGATTGAGGCGCCACCTCGGGGCGGCGCGGCGCACGGACAGATTGACGGGGCTTTATCGCCCGGCCATCAATGTCCTGCCTTGGCTTCCTCACCCGGAATGATCTTTTTCGGGGGCAGCACAGCTTCATCCTCGTTCGGTGCATTTTGCCCTTCGGCAGCATGAGCCGCATCGGCGGATCCGGCAGTGGCCTCGTGGTCGCCAGCCGCACCATGCTCTTCCGGTGCGGGCGCCGGCTCAGCGGAGGAGCCCTGAGGCTCGATCGGCTGCGACCGCATCTTTTCCAGCCAGGCCGCGCCATGGTCCTCGCCGGACCCCGCTGGTGTTTCGGCAGGAGTTGCTTCGCCCTCGCCGCTTGCGGCAGCCTCTTCGCCGCCCAATCCGACCATGCTCTTCAGCGATGAGAACCAGCCACCGCCCTCGGCCGGAGCCTCGGCTGCTGCCGCATCATGGGCCGGTTCTTCGGGCGCAGCCGTATCATGGCCATTCACCGGGGCATCGGATGTCTCGACGACAGGCGCATCGGTCTCATGGGTTGCTGCTTCCGGTATTTGTTCTTCCATGACTGGAGCGTCATGACCATCGACGGAGTCATGGCCCGTGGCATCATGGCCTTTGGCCTCCGTTTCATTCGAAGCCGGAGCGTGGTCAGAAACGGTATCGCCATGGGCCGCCGGCGCTGCGGGGTGCTCCGCTTCCGGGAGCGCCGCACTGTCTTCCGCCGGCGCAGCATGGCCTTCGCTATCGCCGTGACCAGCAGCAGTTGGATCACCATGGGCATCACCTTCGCCACCATGAGCAGCGGCTTCCGCTTCGCCATGCCCTTCAGCAGGCGTCTCTCCGTGCCCGGCATCCGCCGCACCATGGGCCTCGGCCTGAGCTTCATCGCCGCCAAGCCCGACCATGCCCATCAGCGAGGCCATCCAGCCCTTGCTTTGGCCACCGCCATGCTCGGCAACGGGTGCCTGTTCGCCGTGCTCACCAGCCGGTGAGTCACCATGGCCTTCGGCCGGCGCCTCACCGTGACCTTCGGCCTCGCCATGGCCTTCGGCAGGTGCTTCCCCGTGTCCTTCTGCTTCGCCGTGCCCGCCGGCCTCGCCGTGACCTTCGCTCTTCTTCTTGCCATGAGCATCGGCTTTGCCCTCGCCATGGCCGCCTTCGGCACCTTCCGGCACCACGACTTCGGGCTTCACGCAATCGGTGCTGTCGTCGAGCTTGGCGAGCAACGCCTGCACGTCGTTCTCGCTCATATCGACACGTTCGCCGAAATACTGTCCGTTCGCCGCGGCCAGACCATCGGCATAACGCGCGGTCAGAACCCGCGCCGGCGTCGCCTCCGGAACGCGGGAGGGATCGGGAACGTAAATGACATCGGCGCCCACCGCCCGTCCACGCATCTCCGCGCGGTCCTTCGGGCCATTGGTGTCCAGCACCACCACCTGCACGAGGTCGGCCTTCTTGGCCTCCTGCACGAGTTTCGCCACCCGCAATGCGGTCTTGACGCGCGACAACCCGTCGCCCGGTTCATTGGTGGTGACATATTTGCGGATCCAGAACCGATCCTTCTTTTTGATCTCGACAACCTGCACTTCGGTGCATTCGAGACCGTTCAGTTCGGCATAGGAGGGGCCAAGCAGCGTGTCGGCGCCGATATAGACGGCAGCACCGCCCGTGCCACCGCACAGGACAAGTACGCCGCCCACGATCAGCACGAGTTTTCGCGACAGGTGAAGCTTCGGCACCTTCACGCTTGCAACTCCGCCATCACACCAACCTCGATCTTTACGCAATACTGTGGGCGAGCATAGGCGAGGCTTCTTGCGGAACCTTTAATCGACCCGTTCCATTTTGCGGCGACGCGAAAAAGCGTCCGACACACTCTCACGCGACCTCTTTTTGCAAATGATTTGCAAATGCATTGACAACGGCCGGGCGCGCTATAGATTTTAATAGGAATGACTTGCAAGAACGGGATGCCACTGATGTTGCTGAAGCTTGCCCGCCATCTTTTTGTCCTCGCCCTGCTGCTGCCGGGCGCAGCTGTTGCCGCAGACAAGCCGAAGGTGGTGACCACCTTCACCGTGATCGCGGACATTGCCCGCAATGTTGCGGGCGACGCGGCCGACGTCGAAAGCATCACCAAGCCCGGAGCCGAGATCCACGGCTACCAGCCGACACCCCGCGACATCCTCAAGGCCCGCGATGCCAATATGGTGCTGCGAAACGGCCTCTATCTCGAAGCCTGGTTCGAAAAGTTCCTCGCCAATCTCGGCGATGTGCCAACGGTGACTGTCAGCGACGGCGTCGAGCCAATCGCCATCGGTGGCGGTGCTTATGAGGGTAAGCCGAACCCGCATGCCTGGATGTCGCCGGACAATGCGCTGATCTATGTCGAAAACATCCGCAAGGCGCTGACCGATATCGACCCCGGCAATGCCGCAGTCTACGCCGCCAATGCAAAGACCTACTCGGATAAAATCCGCGCCGAGATCGAGCCGCTGAAGGCAGAGATTGCAGCGGTGCCGGAAAACCAGCGCTGGCTGGTCACCAGCGAGGGGGCCTTCTCCTATCTCGCACGCGATCTCGGTCTGAAGGAACTCTATCTCTGGCCGATCAATGCCGACAGCCAGGGTACGCCCCAGCAGGTGAAAGCCGTGGTCGATGCCGTCATCGCCAACAAGATCCCCGTCGTTTTCTCGGAAAGCACCGTTTCCGACAAACCCGCCAAGCAGGTGGCGGCGGAAACCGGGGCGGCCTATGGCGGCGTGCTCTACGTAGACTCCCTGAGCGAGGCCGATGGCCCGGTCCCCACCTACCTCGACCTCCTGAAGGTCACGGTATCGACAATCGCGAAGGGCCTTGCCGGATGATCATGGGATCGCGCGACAGAAGATCTCACCGTGGCGCCCCCTCGGGCATCACCGCAAGCGACGTGACCGTCACCTACCGCAACGGCCACACGGCACTGCGCCATGCGAGCTTCGAGATCCCGCCCGGAACGATCAACGCCTTGGTCGGCGTCAATGGCGCCGGCAAGTCGACCCTGTTCAAGGCGATCATGGGCTTCGTGCCGGTCGCGAGTGGCGAGATCCGCGTGCTCGGCATGAGCGTCAAGGAAGCCCTGAAGCGGAACCTGATCGCCTATGTGCCCCAGGCCGAGGAGGTCGACTGGAATTTCCCGGTTCTCGTCGAAGACGTGGTGATGATGGGCCGCTATGGCCATATGAACTTCCTGCGCATACCCTCCAAACACGATCACGCGCTGGTCGATGCAGCACTGGCACGTGTCGGGATGAGCGACTACCGCAAGCGCCAGATCGGCGAACTCTCCGGCGGCCAGCGCAAACGCGTCTTCCTCGCCCGGGCCCTCGCCCAGGAAGGCCAGGTGATCCTGCTCGACGAACCCTTCACCGGCGTCGACGTGACGACTGAAGAGCAGATCATCGGCCTGATGAAGGACCTGCGCGCCGAAGGCCGCGTCATGCTGGTCTCGACCCACAACCTCGGCAGCGTCCCGGACTTTTGTGACCGCACCATCTTCGTCAAGGGCACGGTCATTGCGGCCGGCAGGACAGAGGACACCTTCACAGAAGAAAACCTCAAGGCCGCTTTCGGCGGCGCGTTGCGCCACTTCGTCTTGTCGGGTACGGATCTGCACGAGGACGAGGATGGCCGCGAGGTCAAGGTCATCACCGATGACGAACGCCCCTTCGTCATCTATGGCACGCCCAAGCCAGGAGTGCGCGATGCTCGCGACCTTGGCTGAGCCGTTCACCTATGACTATATGCGCAACGCCATCCTGGTCAGCGCGCTGGTCGGTGGCGTCTGCGGGTTTCTCTCCGCCTATCTCATGTTGAAGGGCTGGTCGCTGATCGGCGATGCACTCTCCCACGCGATCGTGCCCGGCGTCGCCGGCGCCTATATGCTGGGTTTTCCCTTTGCCTTCGGCGCCTTCCTGTCCGGCGGGCTTGCGGCCATCGCGATCCTCTTCCTCAACCAGCGCACCAAGCTCAAGGAAGATGCGATCATCGGACTGATCTTCACCTCCTTCTTCGGCCTCGGCCTGTTCATGGTGTCGATCTCGCCCGTCTCGATCGACATCAAGACCATCGTGCTCGGCAACATCCTCGCCATCACCCCGGCGGACACGCTTCAACTGGTCCTGATCGGCGGCATTAGCCTCGTCGTGCTGGCGCTGAAGTGGAAGGACCTGATGGTCACCTTCTTCGATGAAAGCCATGCCCGCTCGATCGGGCTCAAACCAGAGCGGCTGAAGGTGATCTTCTTCACACTGCTCGCCGCCTCGACGGTGGCCGCCATGCAGACCGTCGGCGCCTTTCTCGTCGTCGCCATGGTCGTCACCCCCGGCGCCACGGCCTACCTGCTGACCGATCGCTTCCAGCGCGTGATCTTGCTGGCCCTCGGCATAGGCGCTGGAACGAGCTTCGTCGGTGCCTATGCCAGCTACTTTCTCGACGGCGCCACCGGCGGCATCATCGTCGTCCTGCAGACCGCGATCTTCCTGACGGCTTTTCTCTTCGCCCCCAAGCATGGCCTGCTGGCCGCCCGTGGCCGCGCGAGACACGCGCTCGAGCCGATCGGCAACGAGACGGCAGAGCCGGAACACCGGTCGAAGGAACTGCCCGCATGAGCGAAACCCTAGACCTGGCGCTCCTTCCCTTCCAACTGCCCTTCATGCAGACGGCCTTCGTCGTCACCCTGATGATCGCCATACCCATGGCGCTGCTCTCCTGCCTGCTGGTGCTCAAAGGCTGGTCGCTGATGGGTGACGCCGTCTCTCATGCCGTCCTGCCCGGTGTTGTGATCGCCTATATCGTCGGCATTCCACTCGCCATCGGCGCCTTCGCCGCGGGTCTCTTCTGCGCACTCCTCACCGGCTTCATCAAGGAGAACAGCCGCATCAAGGAAGACACGGTGCTCGGCATCGTCTTTTCCGGTATGTTCGGTCTCGGGCTGGTGCTCTATGTGCAGGTCGAGAGTTCGGTCCATCTGGACCACATCCTGTTCGGCGACATGCTGGGTGTTCTGCCCTCCGATCTCGTCGAAACCGGCGTGATCGCCCTTTTTGCCACACTCTTCCTCACCATCCTGCGCAAGGACCTGCTCGCCCACGCCTTCGACCCGCAGCATGCCCAGGCGATCGGCCTCTCGGTCCGCCTGCTGCATTACGGCCAGTTGACGGTGTTGTCGCTCCTTGTCGTCGGCGCGCTGAAGGCTGTCGGCATCATACTGTCGGTTGCCATGCTCGTCGCCCCGGGCGCCATCGCCTTCCTGGTGACGAAGCGGTTCGCCACCATGCTGGTAACCGCCGTGGCCGTGGCCGTTACCGCATCGCTGACCGGCATCTATCTGAGCTTCTTCATCGACAGCGCGCCTGCGCCGACGATCGTGCTGATCATGAGCGGCATCTTCGTTTGCGCCTTTCTGCGCACGCTCTGGCAGGCCCGTGGCGTAAACCGCATCGCGGCAGCGGAAGCGGACGGTTAGCTTCCACCCACTTGCCTTGGATCAAGTACCGTGCCGAAATTGACGACTAAGCTATCCTCCGCAATCAGAGGACAGCGAACATGTCGACGTTGAAACTGCTGAACCGCCCGACCCGCCACCTGTTCTTCACCGGCAAAGGTGGCGTCGGCAAAACCTCGCTCAGCTGCGCAACCGCCATTGCACTCGCCGACCAGGGCCTGAAGATTCTGCTGGTCAGCACCGACCCCGCCTCCAATCTCGACGAAATGCTCGGTGTCACTCTCGGCAGCGATCCGGCGCCCGTCCCCGGCGTATCCGGCCTGTTTGCGATGAACATCGATCCCGAAGCCGCCGCCGAGGATTATCGCCTGCGCGTGCTGGATCAGATGGCACCAGACACAACGGACAAGGAGCGCACCTCCGTGCGCGAGCAACTGTCCGGCGCCTGCACCACCGAGATCGCCGCCTTCGACGAATTTGTCGGTCTGCTCGCCGATGACCAGCCACAGTTCGACCACATCATCTTCGACACCGCCCCGACGGGCCACACCCTGCGGCTCCTGAGCCTGCCCAAGGCCTGGACCGGATTTCTGGAGACGAACGAACGTGGTGCCTCCTGCCTTGGGCCGCATTCCGGGCTGAAGATGCAGGAAGACCGCTTTCGCACGGCGCTCGAATGCCTGGGTGATCCCGCCCGCACGACCATCGTGCTGGTGACCCGCGCCGATCGCGGTGCCATCCGGGAGGCCGCTCGCACGGCCGGCGAATTGTCAGAACTCGGACTGTCCAACCAGATGCTCGCCATAAACGGCCGCTTCACGCCATCGGATCCGAACGACCAAGTGGCCACGGCCTTTGCGGCAGAACAGACAAAGGCGCTGGCCGAGATGCCGCCCGCCCTTTCGGCCTTGCCTCGCGACGACGTGCCTCTCAAACCCTTCGACATGGTCGGCCTCGACGCGCTGCGCGGGCTGCTGTCGCAAAGCGCTTCCATCCCTGCCGTCGATCCAGCCGACGAGACATTCGCTACCCCCGAGCTTCCCCGCCTCTCAACGTTCATCGACGAGATCGCCGCAAGCGGCAAGGGCCTGGTGATGGTCATGGGCAAGGGCGGCGTCGGCAAGACCACGGTCGCCGCAGTCGTCGCCGTCGGGCTCGCCGCGCGCGGACACAGCGTACACCTCACCACGACAGATCCGGCGGCACACCTGTCCTTCGTCGTGGGCGCAGGCGCGATGCCTGGCCTGACCGTCGACCGCATAGACCCCGAGGCAGAGACCGCGCGTTACATCGACAAGATCATGGCGACCAAGGGCCACGATCTCGATGAGGCGGGCCGCGCCCTGCTGCGCGAAGACCTTGCCTCGCCCTGCACCGAAGAAGTCGCCGTCTTCCACGCCTTCTCCCGCGTCGTCGGTGAAGCCCGTTCGAGCTTTGTCGTCATCGACACGGCGCCGACAGGCCACACACTGTTGCTGCTCGATGCGACAGGCGCCTATCACCGCCAGATGACGCGCCATCTCGATGACAACGCCCCCGGCCGCATGGTGACCCCGCTGATGCGCCTGCAGGATCCCACCTATACGCGGGTGCTGCTTGTCACATTGCCGGAAAGGACACCGGTCTCGGAAGCATCCGCCCTGCAGGACGACCTGCGCCGCGCCGGCATCGCGCCCCATGGCTGGGTGGTCAACAAGTCGATGGCGATCACAGGCACGCGCGACCCGCTCTTGCGCGCCCGCATCAGAGGCGAAAAGGCGCAGATCGAACGGGTGACGCGCGATTGTGCCGAGCGGATCTATGCCCTGGACTTCCGCCCCGTTGCGCCCGTGGGCCTGGAGGAACTTCGCCGGATCGCCGAAGAAGGGTGAGTATCCGGCTGCGACGCGCTCAGGCCCTTGCATCCTCTTCCGCTCGCTTCACGCGGCGCGAGACGACCCATTCCCGCCAGACCGTGAAGAGCCCGGCCCCGACGACGATCGTCGCGCCCACCACCGTGTTCCAGCGCAGGACTTCACCGAAGACGGTCACCGCGATGACGGCACCCAGCACGAGCTGCCAGTAGGAGATCGGCTGAACGACGACCGCATCGAGGTTTTCATAAGCCTTGATGAGCGCCAGGTGACCGATGATGCCCGTGCAGCAGAGGCAACCCATCCACACCCAGTCCATGGCCGAAAACGGGATCCAGAAAAACGGGCCGAGGATATTGGCACCGATGAAGCCGACGATGGCGAGATAGAAGAAGCTGGTCGAGGGCCCATCCTCGCGGCTGACAAGACGCGTCGCGATAGCATAGACCGCCCCCAGCACGGCACAGATCAGCGGCAACACGACATAGATGTTGAAACCGTCCGCTCCCGGCGACAGCATGATCAGCACGCCGACGAGACCGGCCGAGATCGCGGTCCACCGCCGCCAGCCCACCTTTTCGCCGAGGATCGGCATCGACAAGAGCGCCACGAAGATCGGCCCTGCGGCAAAGATCGCCTGGCTCTTGGCCAAGCCGACATGCGTGAAGGCGACAATCGAGATCAGGATCTGCGAGAACAGCAACAGACCTCGGAGAATCTGCAGGAAGGGACGCCGGGTGTTGATCGCGGTTCTCAGGCCGCCGTTCGAGCGCAGCGCTAGGAACAGCGCAAAGGCGACAAAGGCCCAGTACCGTACCATCGCGACCTGGACCGGCGAATAATCACCGCCGAGATGTTTGGAAAGGCCGTCCTGGATGGCGAAGACGGAAAAGGCGAGAAACGTGAAGCTATAGCCGAGCGGCGTCGATTTCATAATGGGGAACTGGAGCCTGGAAAGAAGACGAATCCGTGGAGAACCAACGGCGCGGGCCTTTGATCCTACACCCCCGGAAATGTTTGGCCAGACCGCGTTTGCACGGCTGCCATGCAGTCTGACAACTGCGCAAGCTGCCTTGCCCGCCGCAGCCTCTCCGTGCTTGAGTAGCGCATGGCCTTCACATTCCGTCAGCTGCAATATTTCGTCGCCGTCGCCGAGCAGGGTTCCGTCACCCGCGCGGCGCAGAACCTCTCCATTTCGCAGTCTTCGGTCACCGAGGCGATCAAGGAACTGGAGGGCGATCTGGGCGTGGAACTCTTCGAGCGCCACCCGCGCGGCCTGTCGATCACCTATAACGGCCACCAGTTCCTCCGCCATGCGACGAAGATTTTGGCCACCGTCTCGGATGCCCGCCATGTGTTTGCCGAAACGAAGAGCAATACCGGTGGCACGCTCAACATCGGCGTTACCTCGCTTGTCGCCGGCTACGTGCTCTCGGATCTCCTCGCCCGCTACCGCCGCGCTTGCCCTGGCGTGGAGGTTTCGGCTATCGAGGACAACGGGTCTTATCTCGAACACCTGCTGATCGGCGGCGAACTGGATGTCGCCGTCATGGTCATCTCCAACCTGCGCGACCGCATGGCGCTGCAGGCGGAAATCCTGGAAACCTCGCCCTACCGCCTCTGGCTCCCCATCGGCCACCCACTGGTCTCCGCCGACATCATCTCAATTGCCGACATCACGAAAGAACCGCTGATCATGCTGACGGTGGACGAAATCGAGGAGAACACCGGCAAGCTCCTTTCGGCACTCGGCGCACGCCCGCATGTCGCCTTCCGCACCCGCTCTGTCGAAGCCGTCCGCAGCCTGGTCGCCACCGGCGCCGGCGTGGCGCTGTTGCCCGATCTCGTCTACCGCCCCTGGTCGCTGGAAGGCGACCGCATCGAAAGCCGCGACGTGTCCGGTGCTCTGCCGGTGGTGCAAGTCGGCATGGTCTGGCGCAAGGGCTCCAGCCTGCCCCAGGCGGCAAGGGACTTTGTGGGGATCGCGGAAGCGAGCCGCAGTGGGCGGGTGCGGTAATCTTCATCGTAGCGATTGCCCCCTTATCCGGCTGCCGCCACCTTCTCCCCGTGAACGGGGAGAAGGCCGCCGGGGCCGCCTATTTGCCCCCTTCTCCCCGCCTGCGGGGAGCAGGTCCCGGCAGGGGATGAGGGGCATACCCACCTACCAGGAAAAGCCCAACCCATCGGAAAAACCGATATCACCATTCTGACGAATGAATTTGCGAATGCGGTTAATTCACGGCAACCTTCTGGCCGGGAACAATGGCCGCAAAAGCGCGGCCGCACACACGGGAGACCTCGCGATGAAATCGATTCTGAAGTCTTGTACTGTCCTCGCCTCTGTACTGAGCCTGACGACCGCCGCTGTCGCTCAAGAACCGCTGAAGGAACTCGGCCCCGGCGAAGGCGCCCTCTCCATCGTCGCCTGGGCCGGCTATATCGAGCGCGGCGAAACCGACAAGGCTTATGACTGGGTCACCGACTTCGAAAAGTCCACCGGCTGCAAGGTCTCGGTAAAGACCGCCGCCACATCCGATGAAATGGTCGCCCTGATGAACGAAGGCGGCTTCGACCTCGTCACCGCCTCGGGCGATGCGTCGCTCCGCCTCGTGGCCGGCAAGCGCGTCCAGCCGATCAATACCGCCCTCATCCCCTCCTGGAGCACCATCGACGAGCGCCTGCAGAACGCCCCCTGGCACACCAAGGACGGCGTGCATTACGGGACGCCTTACGTCTGGGGCGCCAACGTCCTGATGTACAACACCGAAGCCTTCAAGGGCGAAGCCCCGAAGAGCTGGAAAGTCGTTTTCGAGGAAATGACCCTGCCCGACGGCAAGTCCAACAAGGGCCGCGTCCAGGCCTATGACGGCCCCATCTATGTGGCCGATGCCGCCCTCTACCTGATGGCGCACAAGCCGGAACTCGGCATCAAGGACCCCTACGAACTGAACGAAGAGCAGTACAAGGCCGCCCTCGACCTGCTGCGCGGCCAGCGCCAGTTGGTCGGCCGCTACTGGCACGACGCGATGATCCAGATCGACGACTTCAAGAACGAAGGCGTGGTCGCCTCCGGCTCCTGGCCCTTCCAGGTCAACCTGATGAAGGCCGAAGGCGCCAAGATCGACTCGACCTTCCCCGAGGAAGGCGTGACCGGCTGGGCCGACACGACCATGCTGCATGTCGACAGCGAGCACCCCAACTGCGCTTATATGTGGATGGAGCACTCGCTCTCGCCCAAGGTCCAGGGTGACGTATCCGCCTGGTTCGGCACGGTTCCCTCCGTGCCCGCCGCCTGCAAAGGCAATGCGCTCTACGGCGATGAGGGTTGCAAGACCAACGGCTACGAACACTTCGACCAGATCAAGTTCTGGCGCACGCCGACCTCCAAATGCGAAAGCCAGGGCGAATGCGTCCCCTATCACCGCTGGGTCTCCGACTATATCGGCGTGATCGGCGGACGGTAATCTCGTAACCGGGGCATTTGCCCCTCACCCTTCCCCTCTCCCCGTAAACGGGGAGAGGGGACTTGCCCCGAACCCACCGCTTTGCCTGCTGCCTGCCGACGCTCTGCGAGGCCGGCGGAAGTGTGCCCTTCTCCCCGCCTGCGGGGAGAAGGTGCCGGCAGGCGGATGAGGGGCCACAAAGCAACTCTGGAGCCCCCATGACCGCAGCCGTCTCCTTCTCGAAGGTCTCGCGCCATTTCGGCAGCGTCAAAGCCGTCGACAGCGTCGATCTCACCGTGGCACCCGGCGAATTCTTCGCCATGCTCGGCCCCTCGGGCTCCGGCAAGACGACCTGCCTGCGGCTGATTGCCGGCTTCGAGCAGCCCACCGATGGCCACATCGAGATCTTCGGCGAAACTGCCGAGGGCGTGCCGCCCTATCGCCGCAACGTCAAC
This window of the Rhizobium glycinendophyticum genome carries:
- a CDS encoding LysR family transcriptional regulator, which produces MAFTFRQLQYFVAVAEQGSVTRAAQNLSISQSSVTEAIKELEGDLGVELFERHPRGLSITYNGHQFLRHATKILATVSDARHVFAETKSNTGGTLNIGVTSLVAGYVLSDLLARYRRACPGVEVSAIEDNGSYLEHLLIGGELDVAVMVISNLRDRMALQAEILETSPYRLWLPIGHPLVSADIISIADITKEPLIMLTVDEIEENTGKLLSALGARPHVAFRTRSVEAVRSLVATGAGVALLPDLVYRPWSLEGDRIESRDVSGALPVVQVGMVWRKGSSLPQAARDFVGIAEASRSGRVR
- a CDS encoding ABC transporter substrate-binding protein — translated: MKSILKSCTVLASVLSLTTAAVAQEPLKELGPGEGALSIVAWAGYIERGETDKAYDWVTDFEKSTGCKVSVKTAATSDEMVALMNEGGFDLVTASGDASLRLVAGKRVQPINTALIPSWSTIDERLQNAPWHTKDGVHYGTPYVWGANVLMYNTEAFKGEAPKSWKVVFEEMTLPDGKSNKGRVQAYDGPIYVADAALYLMAHKPELGIKDPYELNEEQYKAALDLLRGQRQLVGRYWHDAMIQIDDFKNEGVVASGSWPFQVNLMKAEGAKIDSTFPEEGVTGWADTTMLHVDSEHPNCAYMWMEHSLSPKVQGDVSAWFGTVPSVPAACKGNALYGDEGCKTNGYEHFDQIKFWRTPTSKCESQGECVPYHRWVSDYIGVIGGR